The Deinococcus koreensis genome window below encodes:
- a CDS encoding carbohydrate ABC transporter permease, translating into MTVPSDTLSTPVSATRVRRVRRLSTEAVVGYLFILPAVVGFLIFYLYPSVRGLMISFTDWNLLSDPESVGLANYRELLADEKFWDALGITFKYVLWNIPLQTVLAILMAVAMDRVVKSMFVKGLLILPYLLSNVLVALTFLWLLDPLLGVVNAGLEALGIARQPFFGAPEQAIETIAGINVWRHTGFNALLFYAGLQAIPRTVFEAARIDGASAVQEFFRITLPLLRPVTVFVLVTSLIGSFQIFDTVAVTTQGGPVDSTRVLVFYIYQNAFAFFKMGYATAMSMALFVLLVVFTLIQMRLFNANHSDLE; encoded by the coding sequence TCCGGCGGCTGAGCACCGAAGCGGTCGTGGGCTACCTGTTCATCCTGCCGGCCGTGGTCGGATTCCTGATCTTCTACCTCTACCCCTCGGTGCGCGGCCTGATGATCAGTTTCACCGACTGGAACCTGCTGAGCGACCCCGAGAGCGTGGGCCTGGCGAACTACCGGGAACTGCTGGCCGACGAGAAGTTCTGGGACGCGCTGGGCATCACCTTCAAGTACGTGCTGTGGAATATCCCGCTGCAGACGGTACTGGCGATCCTGATGGCAGTGGCGATGGACCGGGTCGTGAAGAGCATGTTCGTCAAGGGCCTGCTGATCTTGCCCTACCTGCTCTCGAACGTGCTGGTGGCGCTGACCTTCCTGTGGCTGCTCGACCCGCTGCTGGGCGTGGTGAACGCCGGCCTGGAGGCGCTCGGCATCGCCCGGCAGCCCTTCTTCGGCGCCCCGGAACAGGCCATCGAGACCATCGCGGGGATCAACGTCTGGCGGCACACCGGCTTCAACGCGCTGCTGTTCTACGCCGGCCTGCAGGCCATCCCCAGAACCGTGTTCGAGGCCGCGCGCATCGACGGCGCCAGCGCCGTGCAGGAGTTTTTCCGCATCACCCTGCCCCTGCTGCGGCCCGTCACGGTGTTCGTGCTGGTCACCTCGCTGATCGGCTCGTTCCAGATCTTCGACACGGTCGCGGTGACCACGCAGGGCGGCCCGGTGGATTCCACCCGCGTGCTGGTGTTCTACATCTACCAGAACGCCTTCGCCTTCTTCAAGATGGGCTACGCGACCGCCATGAGCATGGCCCTGTTCGTGCTGCTGGTGGTCTTCACCCTGATCCAGATGCGTCTGTTCAATGCCAACCATTCTGACCTTGAGTAG